The following are encoded in a window of Methanobrevibacter ruminantium M1 genomic DNA:
- a CDS encoding ATP-binding protein: MYEKEDILIDYINNEINTVPFSLNDKLKIRNEKFRCREEFYEIKNYVDDFLEGNYTNRYIVLPGLRGLGKTTIIYQLYQYLLREKEINHNQILYISCDDLNDYMDINILDVVNCFLKLHHNSNLRTLDKKIFIFIDESQYDSNWAGAGKRIYDKTNNVFLIFTGSSALNLEYNADSARRLLKKSITPLNYGHFLKLKYGFHYDEFSDALSDLIFLGDEKKAIQCEREVYSKLYNLEGYNDNVWDDFLRNGGFPISFYEKNDDNVSQRLREVVKKVLISDIANISTISSEKYINSIRLLNFLAVQKPGDISQNKLANFLNVSPTTVKGIIDLLEKTHLIFHTEPYGSAAKRSKKSWKYFFASSSLKHALVKDLGSSMRDVKSYEGILLENLVASTFFNWTNRKNISFNLFYDANDDEKNKTTVDFIIKEGFNKPIPIEVGIGKKGDKQISKSISDYRADYGIVISNKTKFIERQGNVIYLPPRSFSFL, from the coding sequence ATGTATGAAAAAGAAGATATTTTAATCGATTATATTAATAATGAAATTAACACTGTTCCATTCAGCTTAAATGATAAACTTAAAATAAGAAATGAGAAGTTTCGTTGTCGTGAGGAGTTTTATGAGATAAAAAATTATGTGGATGATTTTTTAGAAGGTAACTATACCAATAGATACATAGTGTTACCTGGACTAAGGGGTTTAGGTAAAACAACCATTATTTACCAGTTATATCAATATTTATTAAGAGAAAAGGAAATCAATCATAATCAAATTCTTTATATCTCCTGTGATGATTTAAATGACTATATGGATATTAATATTTTAGATGTCGTTAACTGCTTCTTGAAGCTTCATCATAATTCTAATTTAAGAACTTTAGATAAGAAGATCTTTATTTTTATTGACGAGTCACAGTATGATTCTAATTGGGCAGGGGCTGGTAAAAGAATTTATGATAAGACTAATAATGTTTTTTTAATATTTACTGGTTCATCTGCATTGAATTTAGAATATAATGCTGATTCTGCAAGAAGATTATTGAAAAAAAGCATCACTCCTTTAAATTACGGTCATTTTTTAAAATTAAAATATGGTTTTCACTATGATGAATTCTCTGATGCATTAAGTGACCTGATATTTTTAGGTGATGAGAAGAAAGCCATTCAATGTGAAAGGGAAGTTTATTCTAAATTGTATAATTTAGAAGGCTATAATGATAATGTATGGGATGATTTTTTAAGAAATGGAGGATTTCCCATATCCTTTTATGAGAAAAATGATGATAATGTTTCTCAAAGGTTAAGGGAAGTAGTTAAAAAAGTCTTAATAAGCGATATTGCTAATATTTCCACTATTTCAAGTGAAAAGTATATTAACAGCATTAGGCTATTAAATTTTTTAGCGGTGCAAAAGCCAGGGGACATTTCACAAAATAAATTAGCTAATTTTTTAAATGTATCTCCTACAACTGTTAAGGGTATAATAGACCTTTTGGAAAAGACACATTTGATATTTCATACAGAGCCTTATGGTTCTGCCGCCAAAAGATCTAAAAAATCATGGAAATATTTTTTTGCTAGTTCTTCCCTAAAACATGCTTTAGTTAAGGATTTAGGTAGTTCTATGAGAGATGTAAAATCTTATGAAGGTATCTTATTAGAAAATCTTGTAGCATCCACTTTCTTTAATTGGACAAATAGGAAAAATATTTCCTTCAATCTATTTTATGATGCAAATGATGATGAAAAAAATAAGACTACTGTTGATTTTATTATTAAGGAAGGTTTTAATAAGCCAATTCCTATAGAAGTAGGTATTGGAAAAAAAGGCGATAAGCAAATTTCCAAGTCTATTAGTGATTATAGGGCTGATTATGGTATTGTTATATCTAATAAGACCAAGTTTATAGAAAGACAGGGAAATGTTATTTATTTGCCTCCAAGAAGCTTTTCTTTTTTATGA